The following is a genomic window from Episyrphus balteatus chromosome 1, idEpiBalt1.1, whole genome shotgun sequence.
TACCAACGACACATTTGTActctttcaaaaatatttctagaGAGGTCTTTTGTGTTACAatccattgaattttttttaagtacgtatacgccgtggtggatattatttttacattttactatagagttcatttttatattaattattcCAAGATTTCTCACATTACTAGAAAACCCAATTGAAAACCAGAATAGGCCAATTTCTTCCACATATCATCCTCTTTAAACTTGGCCAGGATGATaaatgtagattttttaatatctAATGATGCCAATTTGCGCGATTTTGGTAGATAACTGATAAGGGTAGATATTTCTTCCATACGTATCTTGTACTATAACTGACATTATACTTTTTcatacaataaataaaaattattaaattctgGGTAACACCAGAATAACACAAACCTAATTGAATGTGCTTTCCAGGTTTAACAAGACCTCTTGTTACAGAGTAAATCATGTCATTGCAGAGTGATGTAACTCTTCTTTTCACTTCTTCATTTTTTCCATAACGTTGGTCTGGGCCCGTAAGAAGACATCCGACAAATTCTTCAAGCATTTCAGGGATCTTAACTTTTTTATCAATAATGGCTTTAAGAGAGACATGTTCAGGCAAGGTCGTTGTTTATAGTTCCATTATTTCTTTCCTTACTTTGTAAGCAATATTTCTAAAGAAATATTtgattaataatttaatttgggGATATAAAATCACAGAtaaaataggtaggtaccttAAAATCGATTGCAGTTTAATTGACGTGAAAGTGTCGCTCAGTATACTTTCTTGATAGTCCTCAAGATTTGCATCCAAGATGAGggtttgatttttgattttcttaataACTATTTTTCCCTGGTAAGAGGAAAGAATTTTATCCTTCaaccattttgtagaaaaagtCAATGACTTTTCATTCTCACAGAGCTTTTGTTCATACATATCTACGTCTTCAAATAAATGaacttcttttaaatttaataaatgatCTTCAATAAAATCACAAACACTTGCAAACGCCAGTTTATGAGCACTTCGGGAACCTAATATCTTTGaactattttcaaaattctttgctTTTTGGGAAAATACGGCGAGACATGTTTTATGGTATCTTATGCACTCATTTTTCCTACAATCTATCAATTTTTGATAAACGCCATCGTTTTTAAGCAATGTAGCATTGCAAATAATATGCTCCAAGGTGGATTTGTGTCCGGatattacattttcttttttgttttgtttaatacaCTTTAAAACGCGgttacaaaaaatacaatttttagttgATGCGTTCTTTGTTTCACGTAAACCGATTGAGGTGCTTTCAGAGTTTGAAGATTGGAGAACTTCTGATAAATCCGCATTGGCTTCAAGAGAAAACAGAAAGACTAAATTGATAGATTTCACAATACGCAAATACATAAAATCATAAGTTGTACAATACCCtaaaattcatttaaacaaaaattacaagttataaaaataaactttattgcTAAATTTAGTCgaggaaactaaaaaaaaaatgcatttatttgaaGAACAATTATCCCATTTAATTAATTCAAGTATTGACtgttgagtttaaaaaataacaatagcTGCATTGTTTGAAACTAATGCTTTGCATGAAACCAATACTCTTTATCTTTATAATACATAACAACATAACATAATAATAGAAATAAAACCGTTTATTGAGGCATAGAGAAGATACGTTTGATACTTACATGACTCATAAATGGGTTCATCTTtggattgaatttttgaaattgctgTAAATCGTCTATAACACCCAGTGTGATAACCACTGATATTGTCAACACAAGATGGGAGGTTGAAATCCGAAAATTTATATTTGCGAGATTTTCGTAAGGAAAGTATTTGATGGCATTTTTCTAATGTGAATTCGGTAAACAAAATAAtcggtttttgattttttatttcaatattattaCACGGTAAAGAACATTTAATATTCATGGTAAGTATTTTCAAAACACAACTcaaacacactttttttttcacaagcGCTTTTTCTAATGAAACATACGCTATTTCAAAACAATATAATATAATTGACAGGCCCATTAATTGCTTAAAGGACTgctaatttttgacaaaaaaagatAATCGCAAGTGAAAAATAAGCGATTCTTaatatatttagaaaaaaatgcgCTTTTGCATAATTTGCGCATTTAAACCAGCAATGGagatatttatattaatatttgatCATCTTATGGTTgctgttaacaaaaaaaagttatttggtttttttagaaagaaaaaccaaaaactaagtgTTTTTTGAATGAGAAAATATGTTTGAGATACCTTtgagggcgtctggcagagggaaggctgaaaagaaactggcttaaactttcattttctagacctggaatagacatagaatattaatttgttaccatcatacggttatacctaacaggaAATAAGTAAttgggttttttattagaaaaatgcacttaaaaatgctttaaagcggtctggcggggggaaagctgaaaaaaaaacttgtggtacccacatttttgaaatcaggggattttttatgattttttggtgtatcattaattggggtaatacctagcaaaacgccaaaagttgatttttgactgcactttggatgcgtctggcagagggaaggctgaaaaacaGCTGGctcaaacttatattttctagacctagaatagacatagaatattaatttgttcccatcatacggttatacctaacagaaaagaAGTAATTGgggtttttattagaaaaatgcacttaaaaatgctttaaagcggtctggcggggggaaagctgaaaaaaacttgtggtacccacatttttgaaatcaggggattttttatgattttttggtgtatcactttttggggtaatacctagaaaaacgccaaaagttgatttttgactgcactttggatgcgtctagcagagggaaggctggctaaaaattatattttctagacctggaatagacatagaatattaatttgttaccatcatacggttatacctaacagaaaataaataattgggttttttattagaaaaatgcacttaaaaatgctttaaagcggtctggcggggggaaagctgaaaaagaaacttgcagtacccacagattcgaaatcaggggattttttatgattttttggtgtatcatttattcggttataccaaaacgccaaaaattgattttttgctgcactttggatgcgtctggcaagagaaagctgaaaaagatcactgccagacttgttccgttgacatactgtggtgcatatctagatatgtgcacactcgaatttcggttatatcaaaactgccaaaatgtgctgccggctcttagactattatgtctatctcaatccaaaaaaatgtacaactaaaaaagcaaaaaaactcaaaaaatcgatttttttgatattttttttatgattgtttcgactattttggtatggacatttttttttcaatttttaaaaaacattattccaattggaaatttaattctctacaaaaagttgcaatatatcaaaattttgcttggtttacgaggtatattgaaaaaaccaaaaagggggcttttgcacccctatcttcagtttgcaccctctcatttaatagcactccgcggttttatgttcttttataacccattgaacgattcctgcaataaaaactcgtgaacgtcttagttcctttctaaactacataatcaatagcctataattattccgcacccggacacctaaaagctttgacaaaaaaaaaaaaaatatccaaaacaaatggaaaacaaaatggcagacttttcaatgacagcaaTTAAGATATGGGGGACAAATTCCTAGAATTAGGTAGTATTATGGCCTTAGTGTAAGGTAAGACTTATTcatagaatagttaaatttgtaaaatatgttttactagaatcttaaagtgaaaagagtcatacacttttttgcatgagggtttattttactctacgtaaagaaaatattgctactcgtaaggtacatactacttttttttttttttttttgttttagattagattagatagatgatttttattaaaaaattaacatacatgtataacaattatttaaacaaaaatcttattAGCATGGCTTGAGCCGTCTGCCagaatgacaacaaaaaaattatataggtacattataaataacatttttaatatagTTCATCATAAGCTTTCTTGATACATATAtcatattgtattttttttatttttttaaacaattttgtatacaaaaagagaagaaataaaaagaaaaataggaTTCACAGATCTTCGTTGACTATTCTTTGTCTATATCTTAAGGCAATATTGCAGTAGGTACTCATAAAGTTTGTTAACATGCATCTCATTTAACTCCCTCAAAACTGCCTCGTCTGATGGGAAATTGCTTCCAAACACAGATCTTCTGATTTCACTTAGTACTGGGCACTTTCCGACAAAATGGATGACATCTTCACGTTCTTTCAAGTTACATAGACTACATTCAAGTGCCAGATCCGGTCTATGTGGAATATAATTTAAATCTAGCATTTCACCTCTTAGCTTGACCATCATAGTTATCTTTTGTATGCTGTTCGAATCACAAAAATAGTTATTAACTGGGCGATTATGCGAAAGTCTGCTATAAGTTGACCGAAACAATGACTCGGCCGCTTCCAATTCATACTCCGCTCTACACTGTTCATCATATTTCGAgataattttatacaaattagTTCTACTTGCCGGTAGGTCATCACCATTCAACTCCAGTGTCATGTTGCATCTTTCCGCCAATCTCAACCACTCCCCATACCAATTACTACGGTCTTGGATAGATTTGAGGACTgctttttttaccaaacgaaaatagCGTTTTTATAAACAGAGGAGAGATTCCTGTTTCCAGCATGACAACGTAGTTTGGAGTGCTTAAGGGAAGTTGAAACactcttttaataaaatgtataaggAGTTTTTCGACGGAGTCGAACCTTTTACATCCCCACGCGTGGGCACCATACAGAGTTATCGTCTCCGATACTgactcaaaaattttgtatttactgcTGTGCGATATGTTGACGTTTTTAAAGCAACTCTTCCAAGAGATATTTATTGCTGTCTTAGCCTTTTCTAGCTTATCGTTGAAATTCTTCTCCATGTTCagtagagtggagcgtttttggacttttctttcagatcactgcgtgcaactcatggtttatgccttgtgctcttctgaacatattctgatactttttttttattcgacaatggaaaaataaaaatcgggaagcccctgaagattgctcgtatttcactaaaatcgatattttatgaggcgttagaacccatctgaattgacttaatctttttcatttcactaccaactactcataacttatgctgagtggTCTCTAGAACCAGATCTGATTCCCTTttttgagtcgttaatggaaaaaacgaaatcgggaaggctccgaaaaatgcacattttcgcaaaaattcagatttttcaaattgtataaaatcccacccagaacaaatttcttttacaacttgtttgtatttgctatatttgtgagaacctcattgaaccttataagctatggagcactcaaactgagaacttttctgtaatattgacgtcgtttatgggggatttaagaaaatgctactttgacatcccctgacccatttcaatagaattttaaattctaatactaCACTTGAAAACTTCgttagtaatttaatttttattttaaacactaACCTCtgtaactgcatttaatttatgtcgatatcttatttcaatccttagatatttgacatttaggtgtttccataattcttgcccatgcttaattttttttttaactttacctgcagacggttttcttaaataccatacaatcttttgttttccacaaacttttgttttaatattgttaaattcataaaagtaAATCGTTAAACGGTATAATTATTACGCCATTTtgacttcgaaataaaaatttagcatgggcaagaatttagtatgggcaagaattatggaaacatctaaatgtcaaatatctaaggattgaaataaaatatcgacataaattaaatgcagttacaaaggttagtgtttaaaataaaaactaaattattaacgaagtttttaagtgtagtattagaatttaaaattctattgaaatgggtcaggggatgtcaaagtagcattttcttaaatcccccataaacgacgtcaatattacagaaaagttctcagtttgagtgctccatagcttataaggttcaatgaggttctcacaaatatagcaaatacaaacaagttgtaaaagaaatttgttctgggtgggattttatacaatttgaaaaatctgaatttttgcgaaaatgtgcatttttcggagccttcccgatttcgttttttccattaacgactcaaaaAAGGGAATCAGATCTGGTTCTAGAGAccactcagcataagttatgagtagttggtagtgaaatgaaaaagattaagtcaattcagatgggttctaacgcctcataaaatatcgattttagtgaaatacgagcaatcttcaggggcttcccgatttttatttttccattgtcgaataaaaaaaaagtatcagaatatgttcagaagagcacaaggcataaaccatgagttgcacgcagtgatctgaaagaaaagtccaaaaacgctccactctaatGTTCAGGCTGTTTGTAAAAGTTAAACCAAGGTATTTGTACTCCTTCACTATTTTAATAGATTCTCTATTAAAGAACCATCTTTCATTGGCAGCTTGTCTTCCACCTCCTCTTTTGAAAATCATAACTTTAGATTTTTGAATATTAACAAAAAGATTCCATAGCTGGCAGTATTCAAACACCTTATTTATCATAAGTTGCAGTGCTTCTGGCGAGTAGGCGAACATAACAACATCATCAGCGAAGAGTAATGCTTTTATTTGAACACCCGCAAAGAGAACTTCTCCAGGAAGGCAATCAATTAGATCATCCAAGAAGAGTGCAAATAAGGTAGGACTCAGAGTACAACCCTGCTTTACTCCTGAAGTGGTAGCAAACCATTCAGATAGCTCAGTTCCATTCCACACTGCAGCCCGTGTATTTCTATAAGCCTTTTCAAGTACGCTTCCGAATTTCAGTGACATTCCAATACTATACAATTTGTAAAACAAGCACCACGGTCAATGGAATCAAAGTCAGccttaaaatcaataaaaaacacATACAGTTTTTTACCTTGTGACAAAAAGTTTTCTGCTATACTTCTCAGGACGAAAATATTGTCTATCGTTGAGTAGCCATTTCGAAAACCTGCCTGAAACTCTTTTAATAACTTATTCGAAGCGATCCAGGTTGTAAGACGCTTATGAAGAACCGTcgtaaaaattttatatgtggCGTTCAGGAACGAAATTCCCCGATAATTTGCCGGATCCAATAATGATCCTTTTTTATGAATTGGGTAAATGATCGAATCGCGGAATTCATCAGGGAAGAGCTCACCATCCATTATTCTGTTAAAAACTAAAGCTAGTCTTTATTCTGAGCTTGGTGTTAATTTTTCGGCTATCACCATTTAGTTCCCACGCTAATTTCCAAAACTCAGATGCATTTTTACATAACGCCAGCCTCGATGCTTGCTGTTCACCGTAAGCTTTCTTCTTCATTTTACATAGCAACTTGTAAGTTTTATTCGCATTGACGTAGTTACTTTTAAACAAGTTTTGCTGAGAGGACCTGAATAATCTCAGCCAGGCAAAAGATGTTTTGCGTGCTCGTTGACAATCCTCATCGAACCATGGTTCTTTTCGTTGCTTATTAACTCTTCTTAGATTGGGTAATTGCGGATACGAAGTTTTTATCGCCTGTTCAAGTGCAACAAAGTTCAAGTCAGAGTACACGTGAAGATTTGCGTCTAGAACTCGTCTATACGCTTCAGCATTATCAGTTTTCCATCTCATTCTAGGAGATAAACTCATTGTTATAGTGTCCTCATTATGTTGATTCTCTGTTTGAAGAGTGACGATTAGTAGAAGATGGTCGGAAAAGGGAACTGATTTAAGCTCGACATCAACAATGAATGGTTCCCAATTTTCGCCTATAAGAGCATAATCTATGACCGATGTGCCTTGACCCCCAACAAAAGTGAAGTTCCCAGTTGAGTCACTCAAGCTTGTACCATTGAGAATCCGGAGCCCAAACGAATCACACAAATCCAGCAGTTGCTTTCCTTTCTTATTTATCGTTTTGTCATCAGATTGCCTGCCAATAGCCTTGATCCTATTTATGGACCCAGTTGTTACAATTCAAATACACAGGAATTATCCATAAATGTTTGCCATTAATTTGCAATTTAACAAGCGCTGTATCTTCATATTCTaaaaaatcgcattttaagATCATTAGACTTTTCTTCATTCCGAAGTAACACCCACCGCTTGCTCTtcctttaagcctggtacgctgctcgcgctaaattttagctcccatacaaattatcgaaaatttttagccgagataaaatggatcccatacaagttatcgataacttgtatgggaattttatctcggctaaaatttagcgcgagcagcgtaccaggcctTAGTATGAAACCTTGACGCCGGTATCCATTTAAATCTGTAATCCATCAACCTATTTTCTAATCTTTCAAAATTACATTCTGTTACAAAAGTTTCAAACAGAAAAACTAAATCATAGCTgtttataaagttaaaaaaatcactaaatattaatttattggtTAAACCAGATACATTATATGacaatacttttaaatttaaaacattctTTTTTACATTAGTTGCAATACTTTTTACATAATTACttaaatttgaactttttatgAACTGACAGACGGCATTAgtactaaaaataattattaacacTCCTTTCGACGGCACTGGTAGATGCTACTACCTTGCCGACACTTCCCTCTTGTAATagatgaattgaattgaattgacttTTATTGAGTCTTCAAAGTTAGGTTACATTTTATATCTTATTCTAACAATAGCTTGGATTGTACTGAAGTGGCTATAAAGTATTGCCTTCTTTTTcgagtatttttttgtaaagcctcgTGGCAgtctatatttatataaaactaaaTATATGGTTGGTCTGCTCTTGCTCATAagcattaaattgaatttgtttgtgACGGGAGTCACGTATACAATTATACAATAAACTTAACCTATCTTAAAACTACATACATACGAATACTGGTCAGTGCAGTGATATGCTTAATATCTAACAttggtttggatttttttttttcgtttcttttctttttaaatgtttttttttcttttgagtttatgaaGCGAGAGCGTCATATATACATTAAACATACAGGTAAAATCACAGTATACGAGAGTGTATGAGCAACATTTTAACATTGAGATATACATTTAGGGTGACTAAGTGAAAGATTCGATTAATGGtgtataggccagtcattatgtcggaaaaaacggcttagaaatgcaaaatgaccgagaaagctaaattttggatatgttgtagaggatgcttaaaaaagcttaacttgaagttttcgaccaagatttcctatgagctttttcctccattttgaaaaaaaggataaaattggttttttgacaataactcggctatctgacgagatgcgaaaattgtacaagaaacttttttgtagcttttaacgagttctacaattcatgcctacactttttttgtgtatcaggAACCGTTtacgagatatcgattaaaaaagtcaaaaatttaggacatgccatttgttttttgacataatctatttttgggtgatgaatatcgaaaaaattattaattaaaatttttagaccacattcagacctacaatgacgtatttttatatttttttttggacaaaaattgcgacatccagccggccgcaaagtcgtttagtccgcaccCACcaccaagcaagccgcccgtttggttgtaaaaaaaacaatcattcatgttttttttatgttaatattattatatcagtaacacatacatacaaataaatgtacttatttaataaataatgagaagaagatggtaatggtttttttgtaacccccaatattttgtaaatacagtataccggctttttgtgttgattgtgcattttgtaatttgcttcaatctctatattatttagttcatcaaaattgcaattagatcagtgccaataatttttaaaaataaaaaaaattagtagcagcatatgggtggttggaaaattaaggataaatggtatatgaaaggggaaacacaaactaattggtggaaaagggtggatgggcgaaaaagtggggttggtgtcaaaaatcgttattttttacgatttgtgtcaaaagtagacctcctatcgaaaaaagttaaatgcaaaagttgtaggtagtaaaagtgtcataacttttactcaaaccatttttttatataatctcaaaaatattgaaaaaatgaaaaaaatacgatattttgatttttatcttttaccaaaatggtttaattttaacaaatcttggttaaaagttactttgttatgttttatgTCTATGTTTTTTGACCAAAAAGTTaatgtttggatttttgacgaatttaatttgaaaaaatagcttatttttcaatccaaaaagtttttgatttttgaaaagcttggaatgcaGTTACCTAGCAttcacccaccccctttcccccaattagTTTGCgcccaatttatttttcccctttcatacactatttat
Proteins encoded in this region:
- the LOC129905221 gene encoding uncharacterized protein LOC129905221 isoform X2, with amino-acid sequence MGLSIILYCFEIAYVSLEKALVKKKVCLSCVLKILTMNIKCSLPCNNIEIKNQKPIILFTEFTLEKCHQILSLRKSRKYKFSDFNLPSCVDNISGYHTGCYRRFTAISKIQSKDEPIYESSNADLSEVLQSSNSESTSIGLRETKNASTKNCIFCNRVLKCIKQNKKENVISGHKSTLEHIICNATLLKNDGVYQKLIDCRKNECIRYHKTCLAVFSQKAKNFENSSKILGSRSAHKLAFASVCDFIEDHLLNLKEVHLFEDVDMYEQKLCENEKSLTFSTKWLKDKILSSYQGKIVIKKIKNQTLILDANLEDYQESILSDTFTSIKLQSILRNIAYKVRKEIMEL